Proteins from one Podarcis raffonei isolate rPodRaf1 chromosome 1, rPodRaf1.pri, whole genome shotgun sequence genomic window:
- the CNPPD1 gene encoding protein CNPPD1 has translation MDLNGLLLDEEGAFSLSGFQEFTFLPRHQQLSDRVRKRLYYGWDKESALDNLSSPVADIAVELLQKAAPSPIRRLQKKYVSHVSREACISPCSLMLALVYIERLRHRNPEYLQQISSSDLFLISMMVASKYLYDEGEEEEVFNDEWGAAGKVDVQTMNTLEMNFLSAIDWSLYTDPKELFEMLSWLEGCVAERQGIWRGWFTYTDLCVLMEQTLWQQALGHFYQQVAKLACILGVMYLTGVAAVLASTAVVHHTIHVKRASPTEFASTRDALAAYLPLPSSDQHLDHGLVLPNSSPCTGAENRTIQGEKQQQRQQPGSNGVMATALYLWGSVLNVLPYQPPAPTSPLRCPHCSQSTTCVAANLTVCTHPAPQLPPFGLSAHCTSCSCWGWPLPVSSNCKDWPEPLALKQCSSQAALELGRIKAFMFPS, from the exons tttcttcccAGGCACCAGCAGCTGAGTGATCGGGTACGCAAGCGACTTTACTATGGCTGGGATAAAGAAAGTGCCCTTGATAACCTCTCAAGCCCAGTTGCCG ATATTGCTGTTGAATTGCTCCAGAAGGCTGCTCCCAGCCCGATTCGCAGGCTCCAGAAAAAATATGTATCACACGTCTCCCG GGAGGCTTGCATCTCCCCCTGCTCCCTGATGTTGGCCCTGGTTTACATTGAGAGGCTTCGGCATCGCAATCCTGAATATCTACAGCAGATCTCCTCCTCTGACCTCTTCTTGATCTCTATG ATGGTTGCCAGCAAATACTTATATGacgaaggagaagaggaggaggtcttCAATGATGAATGGGGTGCCGCAGGCAAAGTAGACGTACAGACCATGAACACACTGGAGATGAATTTCCTCAGTGCCATT GATTGGAGCCTCTATACAGATCCCAAGGagctttttgaaatgctcagCTGGCTGGAGGGATG TGTGGCTGAGAGGCAGGGCATCTGGCGTGGCTGGTTCACTTACACTGACCTGTGTGTCTTAATGGAGCAAACACTGTGGCAGCAGGCACTGGGGCATTTCTACCAGCAGGTGGCAAAG CTGGCTTGCATTCTAGGTGTGATGTACCTGACAGGTGTTGCTGCTGTCCTTGCTTCTACTGCAGTGGTTCATCACACTATACATGTAAAAAGGGCCAGTCCTACTGAGTTTGCCAGCACCAGGGATGCTCTAGCTGCATACCTGCCTCTCCCCTCTTCAGACCAGCATCTGGATCATGGCTTAGTGCTACCTAACAGCTCTCCGTGCACAGGAGCAGAGAACAGAACCATTCAAGGAGAGAAGCAGCAACAGCGGCAGCAGCCAGGAAGCAATGGTGTAATGGCTACAGCGCTCTACCTGTGGGGCAGCGTCCTTAATGTGTTACCTTATCAGCCACCAGCCCCCACCAGTCCCTTGCGTTGTCCACACTGCAGTCAATCCACCACCTGCGTTGCAGCCAATCTCACAGTTTGCACCCACCCTGCTCCACAGTTGCCCCCCTTTGGACTTTCTGCCCACTGCACCAGCTGCTCATGCTGGGGTTGGCCTCTTCCTGTGTCCTCTAACTGCAAAGACTGGCCTGAACCTCTGGCATTGAAGCAGTGCTCCTCACAGGCTGCCTTGGAGCTTGGGAGGATCAAGGCTTTCATGTTCCCTAGCTAG